A stretch of Desulfobacter hydrogenophilus DNA encodes these proteins:
- a CDS encoding methyl-accepting chemotaxis protein, translating to MKKILDLPIFIKFMAVGIGTTILLVGVLLFFYVRSGKVETINSYAEKARAICLISESVRQEMEEKWNLGLFPLEDILSYARSGQTDKLLATVPVVSAWKAAMRKAEQGGYTFRVPKFSPRNPQNEPDFGQSYKIEGPALEKMKKEQLDEYYVVDTHTNSVRYFLPIRLSETCLVCHGDPKQSKTLWGRNDGKDPTGGPIENWKAGEIHGAFEVIQSLDEADAQLRYRVLKAAALIVAGTLLAAVMFFLVSRSITGRLKQGVDFANVMANGDLSRDIDIECEDETGKLARAMNTMIRNLRGMIADISQGVETLAGSSEQLNDASQSMSVDSSDASELAVSVAAAAEQMSASMASVRASIEETAGNVNSVSAAAEEMTATINEIVTNTEQSRQVTETAVSQAGQVSENVAQLGSAALEIGKVTETITDISEQTNLLALNATIEAARAGEAGKGFAVVANEIKVLANQTAEATTEIRMKIERMQGSTQKTTQGIEEIIRVINAVNESVAAIVEAVEQQSQATAEIAQNVSQASFSISEVTENVGQCATAADEVAENISRVSLASSEISNRSINVKFTAEELSGLAARLNELMAKFKLS from the coding sequence ATGAAAAAGATTTTGGACCTGCCAATTTTTATTAAATTTATGGCTGTGGGTATTGGTACAACAATTCTTTTAGTCGGTGTCCTGCTCTTTTTTTATGTTCGCTCCGGTAAAGTTGAGACCATTAATTCGTATGCAGAAAAAGCAAGGGCCATTTGTCTGATCAGTGAATCCGTGCGCCAGGAAATGGAGGAGAAATGGAATTTAGGTCTTTTTCCTTTAGAAGATATTCTTTCCTACGCCCGTTCAGGCCAGACAGATAAACTTTTGGCAACTGTGCCTGTGGTTTCCGCCTGGAAAGCGGCCATGCGCAAGGCAGAACAGGGCGGTTATACCTTCCGGGTCCCGAAGTTCAGTCCCCGAAATCCCCAAAACGAACCTGATTTTGGCCAATCGTATAAAATCGAAGGGCCGGCCCTTGAAAAGATGAAAAAAGAGCAGTTGGATGAATATTATGTGGTGGATACACATACCAATTCCGTCCGGTATTTTTTGCCGATCCGTCTGTCTGAGACCTGCCTGGTATGCCACGGGGATCCAAAGCAGTCTAAAACCCTTTGGGGGCGTAACGATGGAAAAGATCCCACAGGCGGCCCCATTGAAAACTGGAAAGCCGGGGAAATCCATGGCGCCTTTGAAGTCATTCAGTCTCTGGATGAGGCAGATGCACAACTTCGATATAGGGTTTTGAAAGCTGCTGCACTTATCGTTGCCGGTACTCTTTTGGCCGCTGTGATGTTTTTCCTGGTGTCCCGGTCCATCACCGGTCGATTAAAACAGGGGGTGGATTTTGCAAATGTCATGGCCAACGGGGACTTGAGCCGTGACATCGATATTGAGTGCGAGGATGAGACAGGGAAATTAGCCAGGGCCATGAATACCATGATCAGGAACCTGCGGGGAATGATCGCGGACATCAGTCAAGGGGTGGAAACGCTGGCCGGTTCCTCGGAACAGTTGAATGATGCATCCCAAAGCATGTCTGTTGATTCATCGGACGCCTCCGAACTGGCTGTATCCGTGGCCGCAGCCGCCGAACAAATGAGTGCAAGCATGGCCAGTGTCAGGGCTTCCATCGAGGAAACCGCCGGCAATGTTAATTCTGTTTCAGCCGCAGCCGAGGAGATGACGGCCACCATCAATGAAATAGTAACAAATACGGAACAGTCCAGGCAAGTGACCGAGACCGCCGTATCCCAGGCGGGGCAGGTGTCTGAAAATGTGGCGCAACTGGGATCGGCTGCCCTCGAAATCGGGAAAGTTACTGAAACCATCACTGATATCTCCGAGCAAACCAATCTTTTAGCCTTAAATGCCACCATTGAAGCGGCCCGGGCCGGGGAAGCGGGTAAGGGATTTGCCGTGGTGGCCAATGAAATTAAAGTGCTGGCCAATCAGACGGCAGAGGCGACCACTGAGATTCGGATGAAAATTGAGCGGATGCAGGGCTCCACCCAGAAGACCACACAAGGTATTGAAGAGATTATCCGTGTAATTAATGCGGTTAATGAGAGCGTAGCCGCCATTGTGGAAGCTGTGGAACAGCAATCCCAGGCCACGGCAGAGATTGCCCAGAATGTCTCCCAGGCCTCCTTTAGTATTTCCGAGGTGACTGAAAATGTCGGACAGTGTGCCACGGCTGCGGATGAGGTGGCTGAGAATATATCTCGCGTCAGTCTTGCTTCAAGTGAAATTTCAAACCGCAGCATCAATGTTAAATTTACGGCCGAGGAGTTGTCAGGATTGGCGGCCAGACTTAATGAATTAATGGCTAAATTCAAATTGTCCTAG